The sequence ACGGGAGGCCGCACTCGACGGGCGGGCGCTGGACCTGACCCGGCGTGAGTTCGACCTGCTGGCCTTCCTCGCCGCCCGCCCGGGTGTGGTGGTGCCCCGCAAGGAGATCCTGGCCGAGGTGTGGCGGCAGACCTACGGCGGTGACCAGACGATCGACGTGCACCTGTCCTGGCTGCGCCGCAAGCTCGGGGAGACGGCGTCCAGCCCGCGCTACCTGCACACCGTGCGCGGGGTCGGGGTTCGGCTGGAGGCGTCCGGGCACCCCGCCGGGCCCGGGCCCGTCCCGGTGGAGCGGCGGACATGAGGCGGTTGCGGCACTCGCTGCGCTGGGCCCTGATCAAGGCCGCGGTGGCCGGTACCACGATGGTCGCGCTGGCCTTCCTCATCCCGCTCGGCCTGATGGTCCAGCAGACCGCCCGGGACCGGGCGTTCACGGCCGCGGAACGGCAGGCGGCGGCGCTCGGTCCGGCCCTGGCCATCACCACCGACCAGGACGCCATCGCCCGGGCGGTGGCCTCGACGGACGCCGGAGCGCAGGGGCGGATGGCGGTGCACCTGCCGCCGGCCGCGGCCGCGGCCTCGGGGGCAGGGGCGTCGGGGGCCGGGACAGCCGGGACGGGGGCGTCCGGGACGGGCGCGCCGTCGGGACCGGGCGGTGCCGCCGGCGGGGTGGCCTCGGCGCCCGGCGGGACGGCGCCGGCGGGGAAGGTCTCGGACGGGACGGCGGCGGGCGCCGCCGCGGGGCCGGCCGCCGGTGCGACCATCGGCGAAGTCCGGGCGCTGGCCGCCGATGTGGCCAGTGCCGGGGGCCAGGGACGCTCGTTCACCGTCGAGGTCCCGGGCGGCTACGCGCTGCTCCAGCCGGTCGCGGTGGACACCGCCCGGACCGCCGTGGTCGAGGTGTTCGTCGCCGACGGCGACCTCACCCGGGGCGTCGCCACCGCCTGGCAGGTGCTCTCCGGGGTCGCGCTCGGCCTGGTCGCCGTCTCGGTGCTGGTCGCCGACCGGATGGGCGCCCGGATCGTCGGCTCGGCCCGCCGGCTCGCCGCCGCGGCCCGATCGCTCGGCGCGGGCGACCTCGCCGTCCGGGTGCCGGTGGACGGCAAGCAGGCCGCCGGCAGCCCCGAGGAGCTGCGGGAGGCCGCCCACGCGTTCAACGCCATGGCCGACCGGGTGGTCCAGCTGCTGGCCGCCGAACGGGAGTTGGCCGCCGACCTGTCGCACCGGCTGCGCACCCCGCTGACCGTGCTGCGGCTCAACGCGGCCTCGCTGGGCGAGGGCGACGCGGCCGACGCCACCCGGCACGCGGTGGCGCAGCTGGAGCGCGAGGTCGACCAGATCATCCGCTCGGCCCGCCGGGCACCGGAGGACGCCCCCGCCGTCACGGTCGGCTGCGACGCGGCCGAGGTGATCCGTGAGCGGGTCGGCTTCTGGTCGGCGCTCGCCGAGGACGAGGGCCGCCGCTGGCAGCTGGCCGGCGCGGACCGGGAGACGCCGGTCCCGGTCCAGCGCGGGGATCTGGCCGCCGCCGTGGACGCGCTGCTCGGCAATGTCTTCCGGCACACCGGGGTCGGCACCGCGTTCTCGGTGGACGTGCTGGCCACCGGGAGTTCGGTGATCGTGCTGGTCGGCGACGCGGGCCCGGGCTTCACCGATCCGGAGGCCGCCCTGAAGCGGGGCGAGGGCCACGGCGGCGAGGGCTCCACCGGGCTCGGGCTGGACATCGTCCGCAAGCTCGCCGAGGCCACCGGCGGGGACCTCGCGCTCGGGCGGTCGGCGGTGCTGGGCGGGGCCGAGATCCGGCTGCGGCTGCGGTCCAGGCCGGACGGCGCCGTGCCGCCCCGGGCCGGTCGGCGCCGTGGCCGGGGATCGCTGTTCGCGCGCTGAGCGGGGGACCGCGGAGCGGTTGAAGAAAGGTTTCGGCGCCGACGGCGGCCACCGGGGCCGGGCGGGGTCCGGGCCGGTCAGGGTGGGTTCCGGGCCGGTCAGGACCCGGCGGCGGGCCGGAGGGCGTCTTTCTTAAGCGCGTCGTAAGGGAGTTCTACCCCTGGCTCAGCAGGCGGATTCCGGCCGTTCGCCCCCGCTAGCGTCGTCCGCGTCGGCCGCGCCGGTCACCCCCGACCGCGCATCTGCCAGCCCCGGAGGTACGCCCCATGACGACCCAGCAGCCCCACCGCCGCCCCGGCGGCCGCCGTCGGCGCAGCCGCCGGGGCACGGTGCTCGGCGCCTCGGCGGTCGCCGCCGCCCTGGTCGCCGGCGGTGTCGTCGTCCTCGCCTCCTCGGCCAGTGCCGCCCCGCTCGGCGCCGTCTACACCCGCACCAGCGGCTGGGACTCCGGCTACACCGGCCAGTACCTGGTCACCAACCCGGCGGACCGGGCGATCGAGGACTGGACGCTCACCTTCGACCTGCCCGCCGGCGCGAGGA comes from Streptomyces sp. TLI_053 and encodes:
- a CDS encoding ATP-binding protein: MRWALIKAAVAGTTMVALAFLIPLGLMVQQTARDRAFTAAERQAAALGPALAITTDQDAIARAVASTDAGAQGRMAVHLPPAAAAASGAGASGAGTAGTGASGTGAPSGPGGAAGGVASAPGGTAPAGKVSDGTAAGAAAGPAAGATIGEVRALAADVASAGGQGRSFTVEVPGGYALLQPVAVDTARTAVVEVFVADGDLTRGVATAWQVLSGVALGLVAVSVLVADRMGARIVGSARRLAAAARSLGAGDLAVRVPVDGKQAAGSPEELREAAHAFNAMADRVVQLLAAERELAADLSHRLRTPLTVLRLNAASLGEGDAADATRHAVAQLEREVDQIIRSARRAPEDAPAVTVGCDAAEVIRERVGFWSALAEDEGRRWQLAGADRETPVPVQRGDLAAAVDALLGNVFRHTGVGTAFSVDVLATGSSVIVLVGDAGPGFTDPEAALKRGEGHGGEGSTGLGLDIVRKLAEATGGDLALGRSAVLGGAEIRLRLRSRPDGAVPPRAGRRRGRGSLFAR